GGTCGAGGCGTCGGCTATAGAGGTCTTCGGCGCCGCCGACCCGGAGAAGTATCCCCTCCAGAAGAAGGGGCATACCCTGGAGTTCCTGCGGGAGATCGGGCATCTGAGGCCGAGGACCAATACCTTCGGCGCTGTCTTCAGGCTCCGTAACATCCTCGCTGCCGGCGTGCACGACTTCTTCCAGGAGAAGAGCTTTGCGTGGGTGCATACGCCGATCATCACGGCGAGTGACTGCGAGGGCGCCGGCGAGCTTTTTACCGTAACCGGCCTCGACCTCGAACGGCTGCCGAAGAACGGGGACGACGTGACCGACTTCTCCCGGGATTTCTTCGGCAGGCGGACCTACCTGACGGTGAGCGGCCAGCTCGAGGCGGAGTTCCTCGCCATGTCCTTGGGCAAGGTCTATACCTTCGGGCCTACGTTCAGGGCCGAGGATTCCAATACATCGCGGCATCTCTCCGAATTCTGGATGATCGAGCCCGAAATGGCCTTCGCCGACCTCGGGGACGATATGCGGCTCGCCGAGGAGTTCCTGCGCTTCCTCTGTGCGAGGGCGCTCGACCGCGGGGAGAGCGAGCTCGTCTTTCTCGAACAGCATTTCAAGAGGACGAGCATTGAAGAGCTGCGCAGGCTGTCGGAATCCTCGTTCGCGCACATCACCTATACCGATGCCGTCGGGGAGCTGAAGAAGGCGAAAGAGGCGTTCGAGTTCCCGGTCGAGTGGGGGCTCGATCTCCAGTCCGAGCATGAGCGCTACCTGACCGATACCGTCTTCAAGAGGCCGGTGATCGTGACCGATTATCCGAAGGGGATAAAGGCATTTTACATGCGGCTGAACGATGACGGCGCGACGGTGGCCGCTATGGATGTGCTCGCGCCCCGGATCGGCGAGATTATCGGCGGCAGCCAGCGCGAGGAGCGGCTCGCGGTGCTCGAAGGGAGGATGCAGCAGCTCGGCATTCCGGCCGAGGGGCTGCAGTGGTATCTCGATCTCCGCAGGTTCGGCTCGGCGCCGCATGCGGGGTTCGGCCTCGGGTTCGAGCGCCTGGTGCAGTATATCACCGGCATGGCGAATATCCGCGACGTCATCCCCTGCCCCCGGGCGCCGCAGACTATAGGCTGATGGGCGGGGAGTACCCGCAGCTGCCTGACTCCGAAGCGGGCGCGAGCTTCTTCGTCATATAAATGCAGGGGATCTCGAACCCGTTGGACAGGCGGAGCCTGATATTCATCGCAGCCTTGTACCCCGCGCGCTCGTAAAAGGGCAGGGCGTTCAGGGAGGAGCAGAGCTGGAGCATGATGCAGCCCCGGTCCAGCGCCTTCTGCTCGAGGG
The genomic region above belongs to Nitrospirota bacterium and contains:
- the asnS gene encoding asparagine--tRNA ligase, whose translation is MERLLIKEVLSGERIGQRVTVCGWVRTKRESKGFAFVALNDGSTQELLQVVVPGESPAFQTLPLCSTGAAVRVAGVLRESPAKGQRFEVEASAIEVFGAADPEKYPLQKKGHTLEFLREIGHLRPRTNTFGAVFRLRNILAAGVHDFFQEKSFAWVHTPIITASDCEGAGELFTVTGLDLERLPKNGDDVTDFSRDFFGRRTYLTVSGQLEAEFLAMSLGKVYTFGPTFRAEDSNTSRHLSEFWMIEPEMAFADLGDDMRLAEEFLRFLCARALDRGESELVFLEQHFKRTSIEELRRLSESSFAHITYTDAVGELKKAKEAFEFPVEWGLDLQSEHERYLTDTVFKRPVIVTDYPKGIKAFYMRLNDDGATVAAMDVLAPRIGEIIGGSQREERLAVLEGRMQQLGIPAEGLQWYLDLRRFGSAPHAGFGLGFERLVQYITGMANIRDVIPCPRAPQTIG